In Prinia subflava isolate CZ2003 ecotype Zambia chromosome 8, Cam_Psub_1.2, whole genome shotgun sequence, the genomic window TTAATTTTGGTGGGAGGGTCATTATATTATTTGATTGTTCTGTATTTCAGACAGTCTTTTCTGGTTTGTAGGGTTACTGGAAGTGTCTGGATGTGGTGCTGGGTGATGTAGTTTGGGGTTATAGTGGCAGTGCTGGATACACGGTTGGACTTGacaatcaaagaatcacagaacatcctGAGGCAGAAGGGACCCAGAACAGAACATCCCAGGAATCCCAGCACGTATCTGAGttcctgagctctgtcaggtttggtgcCATAACCGCTGCACTAAGGAGCCTATTCCAGTGCTCCACCACGCTCTGGGTGAAAGAACTTTCCTGGATATCCAACATAAACCTCTCCTGCCTCAACTCCAGCCACCTCCTCGACCCTTGTTGCATGTGAGACAGAAGAGTTCTCTACCTGCCCCagctcttcccctcatgagaaGACCCCTCGAAGACCACAACGAGGTCTGACCTCAGTCTCATCTTCACCaagctgaacaaaccaagtgacctcaCCCACTCCTCTCAAGGCTTCCCTTCCAGACCCTCCATTAGCCTTAAAGAATCTTTAAAACGCTTATTAGGAATGTCTTCCAGCTTTAACGATTCCCTTCCCTCCACCACCTACACTCATTTCTCCCTCACCGCCTCTGAGGGCGGGGTCGCCGCCTGCGCCTTTAAATACCCGCGCTAAGCCccgccccccggcccggccccgccccttcccgccGCGCGCCGCTTCCGCGCCGGGCGCCGCCCGTTCCTGTCAGGCCCCCgaggcgcggcggcggcggcggcggtgaGAGGAGCCGGGgtccccggggctgcgggctcCCCTCTGCGgctcccctgtgctggggctgccccctgGGTGCTGCACGAACCGCCCGGCTGAGCCCCGCTGCCTGCGCGGCTCTGCCGGCGCTGAGGCTCCGGGGCAGGGCCTGGCGCGGAGCGCTGTGGGGAGCCGCGGTGGGGGAGGGCTGAGGGCTCTCTGTctgctttaatttcttctttcagcCCCGTCTGCCGGTGCTCGGTGGGTGTTGTCCCCACACGCCTGTCCGAGTGGGGTGTTTAGCCCAGGGGCCCCCCACACTGAATCCTGAGCGCCCACGGCTGAGTCAGGCGTGGCAAAAGCAGCCCCGAGTATTTGCTGAAGCGTTTCATGCTATGGCTGTGCCCCTGTATCCCTAAACTCTTCTTTTGATGTGTTTTGACATCAAAGCAAGTGTCTTACAAATTGGGGGGCATGGAGAACACACAGGTGTAGGTTGTGCTTAACAGCGTGTCTGAGTGGGAGAGAAAATGGTCATTAATCTCCATCCGTTTTAATATCGATTCAAGTCTTCTATTGGTTTTTCCCCTGACTCTTGCAAGAGTGGTACAGAAAACTCTCCCTAATTAAACCGAATAAGGTAATGGAATATAATTAACTTGCAGGAAAGAACTCAAAAGCAAATACATGTGCTGTGGATCAGGCAGCTCTTTGATGTGTCATTTATGGCTTGAGAAGCTCATTACCTGCCTTAGGTTTCATCAGCTCAGCTGATAATGAGAGGCACAGAAACAAATGACTTTGAGCAAAAGCTGTAGGCTGCTGCCTTGTTTGGGTGCCCTCTGTTGTGATGAAAAGGTTTCCAGCCAAAAGAGCTGCTGGGGGGTGAGTTCAATGAACAATTGCCACAGCTGCACTTTTCTCTGTTGTGTTTGTGACAATTGGGGTGATTCAAAGGAGCTCTGTGAGGTAAGGTCTCATCCTCATGCTGTCCTGTCCAGTTTTACTGCTGTCCTGAAGTAACTTTTAATGATAGCAAGGACATGGTGACATCccttctgtatttaaaatgctGAGCTAGTGCAGTAAATGGAGTTTTAGACTGTTCTTCCAACAAAATGAAGCTGTTATTCCTAAATAAGGGAAATTTTGGGGGCTGATCAGAAAGCAGTTATGTGTTTTTTACTTTGTTACAGTAACACCATTGCTTTCcttgctgccaggcactgcatGACCACAACTGAACCATGTCTGTCCCACGTGGAGCTGTCCATGCAAAATGGATAGTGGGGAAGGTAATTGGGACCAAAATGCAGAAAACTGCCAAAGTGAGAGTGACGAGGCTTGTGCTGGATCCCTACTTGCTGAAGGTAACACAGTGAACAATTTCTCTTGCCTGGTGGGTTTTGTATCCTGTGGAGAAAATGTTCTGTTGATTTGACTCTTAAAAATTTTGATGACTCTTTACAAATCAAACTCCTTAAGGATCTGGCTGTGGGGATGACTGCAAAGGATGAAAAGCAGTGAGTGGTGAGGGCTTACAAATTACCTGCTAAATGTATTTCTTTGAAGTGCCTTGTTAATGCACTTCATTTGATCTTTTGGGGAAGGTAAGCTTTTGTTGTTTCACGCCTAGATTTAATGTTTCACGTTGATGTGGAGCATGCTTTGGAGCCTTGACAGTTTTATTAGTCACTTGTACAATAAATTTTATAGCTGGTTTTTCTGTATGCACAATTGTAACACTGCTGTGATCTTGGATTTATCCCTTGTCAATGCACTTCAAACAGGAagttaaaatttgtattttctccattttaaatGAGGAAACAGTGGTACATGGAGGTAGAATAAATTGCTTTTGGTGACCAGAATATTAAGGATAGAGTCAGGATTGGAAAATGGGTCTTGTGGAGtccatttcaatattttatcCAGTATAAGaacctttatttatttcttaaccTGATTGATTTCTGAAAGGATTTGGAATTCTGCTgtcccaaaaaagaaaaaagaaagaaaagaaaagaaaaaaaaagaaaaaagcctttttatgtgaaaaaaaattatttcagcaagaaaattcatataaaaaacttcaaaatacagatttcagagctttttttttcctatctccttttctccaagctcAGTTGGCAACATCCTGACAAGAGATTGGgaagggcagtgctgtgctttcTGTGGAGAACCTGTAGAGTGCACAGTTGCATTTCTTTTATGATCCAAACTGAATCTCACTTGAAAAGATACACAAAACTTTagtgaaatttatttatttgatattAATTATACATTAATTATACATTTGCCCATCACATAATTTTGAAACATAACGCcaagctttcttttttgttgttttttattctttttgttccttttacagttctttaacaaaagaaaaacctatTTTGCCCATGACCCACTGCAGCAGTGTGTTGTTGGAGACATTGTTCTTCTGAAAGCTCTGCCCGAGCGAAGGAGCAAACACGTGAAACACGAACTGGCTGAAATCGTGTTCAAGGTTGGCAATGTCATAGATCCCATCACAGGAAAGCCCTGTGCAGGGACCAGATTCCTGGAAAACCTCTCAGATTCTGAGAATCTCACCGAGGCAGATACTACCTATCTAAGTGAGAAGCTTCAGGAACTTAAAGTTTGTTCAACAGACAAACAGTAGGGGAAGTATTTTAAGCAGAGGGCTTCCAGCTTTTGTCTCTCTCTGTCAGGGATGTTTGAAGCCCTGCTGTGATATGTTCAATGTTTCAGTGAAATCTGTAGTCAAAATAAATGGTAAATGTAGTTGCTTATGCAAAGAGATGTTTTTGCAGATTGATGGGCACCTGGAGCTTTGAatggaaatacagagaaaaacacaagTTTAGTGTTGACACTTCATTTTGGTATCTGTAGTTTTGCCCCAGTGACAGTTCCCAAAGCCAGCTGCCCTCCTGGAATGACCCCTCTGTTTTAAGACAAGACTACAACTTTGTGATGTTTAATTTTGGGGGGAGGGTCATTATATTACTTGATTGTTCTGTATTTCAGGCAGCCTTTTCTGGTTTGTAGGGTTACTGGAGAAGATGCTATTAAAGCTTTTGAAAGGAAGTGTAGAATTTTAAAACCAGCTGCATGCTTGTGTCCTTATTTCCTCTCTCAGTGCCTTCTGACTTCCAAACTCTTAACAAAAACACAGCCCTTTGCCTTTATAGTGGCACAGAGGTGAGAATCAAAGCTTTGGGCAGCTCAGAGTGGTTGGCTCTGTCACCTGCCCCAAGGCAGGATTTTGTTCAGGGGGAGCTGAATCTCTTTGAGcagccagcaggacaggggagCTGATGAGAACACAAAGCCAAAAAGTAAAAGTGAAGGTGATTAGATCTAATCTCATCCaaaaagctaaataaaataACACATTTGGGGGAGATAGAGGTGCTGGTTTGCTGCATGCTTTAACATAGAGCTAAAGACCAGAGCAGGTAATGATAAAAGATGATTTTATCCTGGTACAGCTCTGGGATCTCgtgtcccctgctccaggacacaCAGCAAGCTGagagcctgcagctgctgcagcagccttgtGGCCCTGACTCTGCATCCAAAAGGGCATCTGCCTCAAAATTTGGCAGTGTGAGAGGGGAGAGTGGGATATGAGAGCTGTGAGAAATCCTTTCCAAAGTGTCTGTTGGTCTTTAGGAAGCAAAGAAGGTGTATCAGACCTAAAATCTCATCCTCTGACCTAAAATACCTTCCTTTAAGCAACTGAGCAGCTTCCAGTTGTGTTTTGTGCTGTTGTCAGATTATTAAAGATCATTTACCCTTTAACTTCCTGCACAAAATCAGTTCTGGCTGCCTAAAAAGCCTGACTGAACTCAGCAAATTATTTGGGACAGCAGGAATGAGAAACTTAAAGTTCCTTCGGTGCTTCAAAGCAAAAAATGCTGCTCTTTGAATGGCAATGTTCATGTGGGATGTCAAGAGACCTTCACTGAAATGTCTCTGTGTAAAATACTGTGGGCCCTGAGGCTGAGGATGTGCCTGAAGCTGTAgggtttttcttgttgtttgtgGCAGAGGTTTGGGTTTATTTAAATTCCTCAGGAACTGGAGCCAGCTGatcaaaggaaaggaaaaacccGAGCTCTGACTCCTGCCCAGGTGAATGTAAAATGTGAAACTTCATCCAAGCAGAGATTGGGAGAACTTGGATATGGGGTAGAATTTGGCCTTGGGCTGTAGGAAATGCACTGAACTTGTATGGAAACAGAACTCAATATATGAGATATGAGTGTTCCAATAACTATAGATAAttataaaaaatagaaatggttTCCTGTTTGTTTAATAGGTTGCATCAACATCTAAATAGGGGAGTgaatattttcttgtctttcttgtGATTTCCCTTGAGTAGCTGTGAAAAtgccatattttttttctataagaTTGATTCATCACAGAAGGTTATAATTCTCCCAGTGTAGGCTCAAGAACTTGCCATGCTGTCAGATCAAAATGTGACTAAAACCAAATTACATATCAGACTGTGTCATTTAAGAGAGTGATGGCAATTGTAGgttaaattgttttaaagtgCAAAGATTGTACTTTTGTGATGTTAAAGCACATCATATGTGTTATCTTCTGGATTAGTCTCAGAGAGTGCTGTTACAAAATCGTAAAATGGGAAGGGAAAGTTTATAGGGCTAAGATAGAATCATTATAGGTGTTACGTGGAATGATAAGGATTAGTCATTGACTGCTTTCTGTGTTTATTGGCTTCGTGCTTTTAGAACTGCCCTTTAATTATTACCCTAATTATCGCTTTATCCTTAATTTGAAGTGATTTGAGGATTCGGTGCCAGCACACACCTCCTCCTCAGCCAAAATACCTCTGAGTACAGTGGAGCAGATTGTGAGGAAAACCCTTCAGCTGCCAGCGAGTGAAAAATGTACCGGGAGAACAACAAACCAGGGCTGGGGATCCCCTAAATCCAACTGGGTCCCCTAAAACCAGGGCTGGCATTCCCCAAAATCTGACTGAGGGCTCCAAAGTGGGGCTGAGTCCCCCCAGACTGGGGCTGCAGTCTCTCAAATCTGGGGCTTGGGGGTCCAGCTAAATGCAAGTGGGTCCCTCCCCAACCCGGGGCTTGCGTACCCCTAAACCAGGCTGGGGATCCCCCAAAACTGTGACTGAGGTCCCCCCAAATGCAGCTAGATTCCCCCAAACCGGGGCTGGGCTCACCCCCAAACCAGGCTCAGTTTGACAGAGTCGCCCCAAACCCGGGCTGGGCTCCCAGATATCTGAGCAGGTGTTCCCAAACCGGGGTAGGATCCCCGTAAATCTGACTTGGTTCCCCCAAACTGGGGCTGGGGGACCCTAAAATAGAGCTGGGGTCCCCAAAGGAGGGCCGGGTCCCCCTAAAACCCGCCTTGGTCCCCCCAGACCAGGGCCTGGGGTCGCCCCTCAgctgaggggccgtgagggggtcccggggccggcccggccgcgcATGCGCAGGCGGCGCTGCCCGCCAGGGGGCGTggccgcagcccccggcccaGGAGGGAGGCGGCGGGAGCAAGATGGCGGCGCGAGTGCTGCTGCGGGGGAGCCTGGCGGGAGCGCCCGCCGTGCCGCGCCTGCCGCCCGGCGCTGGGCTGGCCCTCAGGTGAGCCCTGAGGGGGCGAGGCGGGCGGGACGGGGCCGCCGGGGGAGGCTGCACGCGGAGCCGGCGCCGCCCGAGCCACCCGACGCCCCGCCGCGCAGAGCGTCCCCTTGCCAGGCTGGAAATGGCGCCCCGCTCGCGGGGCAGCGGCCGGGCCTGGGCCGGGGAGTGCGAGGCGGCGCGGTGTCCCTCAAGGTCACGGGCCGCAAGGCCggccccttccttccctcctccgAGTCCGCCCCTGGGTGGGCGGGTGGCCGCGCCGCTGACCCGCCGGGACCAGGCGGCGGCCGGTGCCCGGGCTGAGGGGGCACCGAGAGCCCTTCTTGCCCGCAGCGACGCCTCATCCCCGCCCGGACGGGGCACCCCACAGGCTCGGCGTTCGGGGTGTCCAGCCGCCCTGCACACGTGTGTTCCTGCGGTTTAAATACCTGGATGCTCGGCACCGCGCTGTCTCTCCAGGATCAGGGCGTGCAGCTGCTCCGGATCCCAACTCCTCCGAGCAACAGGGTGCACAGCCAGCAGCGGCTCCTGTCAGGAGGCACAGCCCAAAATCCGTGttttcccagggctgggctgcctgTCTGCACATCCCGACATCTTCCTGCCCTCACCATTCACAGCCGCTCGTAGAATCCCCTTGGCAGTCGGGGCTGTGTATCCGTGCTTCCCGTGGGATGTGCACCCCTCTCCCGGTGCCGGGGCACACAGAGGAGCACATCCCTCGagttttggggtgcagagatTTGCATCGGGTGCCCGAggtacagacacacacacacggagCTCCTGGGGCACCTCCCGGGCGTAGGAGGCAGGCACGGGGTGATGGAAACAGAGGAATCCCCAAGCTGGGATGGATCTGCACagtttttcctccctttctttgAGACAGGGAAAGCTGCTGCCTCAAGCGTCAGAATAGACGAGACTAAAAGCATCTCTGCAAGCAGCTGTTCAGGGAATATGTTGTGAGGTTTTATGTGCACGTTTTGAGGTTATTTTGGTTTCAAATAAACTTTGTTTAGACCACAGACCTGTCAAACAATAGACAAGGTGTTTGTCTTACTCTTCCAGGCAGGTTTGGTTACTACAAAATCTAAATACTTGACCTGGTATGCTCCACCCAGGTTATATTTTGTGCTAACGCAGGAGCTAAGTGTATAAAAgtgtttttcctgatttttaatCTAATCTAAGCAAGCTGTTGAGTGTTAGCCATTTGTGTTCAGAGCCCAGCCTTTGTAGCAAGAAAGCAAAGCCCACAGCTAATAGTTGCAGGTTGAGAACTTGCCACCAAAGACAAGTTGATACTCACAGCTGTTTTcagtccctgctcctccagagctAATTCTGGGTACAGATTGCCCCCAAAATTGAACCAGTGATCAGTTCAGGGCTTCTTGGTTCGTGGGAGTGTGAGGTGACAGGGGTATTTTAGAATATTGATTAAAAATGAGGCCCTTGAATCTCAGTGAACATCTGCTTTAATAAACTCAGCCTGTTACCTTTATTCTATGTGAGGTGTGTATTTAGTTGTGATTTGTTAGTCAGTGCTCATGAGGAGCTTTACAGCTGCTGGGGAGAAGATTTTCCATAAATGTAAAGTATTACTCATGTCATTGTTTTGAAAATTAACCATACCTCCAGTTTTAGGTGCAGTTTAACATTCAAGTCATGAGATTCTCCTAATAGCaaagaaatttgcttttcaCAGTTGTCCCTGTAGCTCCACCttactcctgctgctgctgaagttcACAAAAAAAGCATCGAcattatttctctctttcttcttccaaGTTTGCTGCAAACAATGATCCTCGTAGATGAGTTTTCTAAATATTACTTTGCTAGCTTTGTTTAATAAAGGGGAGGGAATGGTGAGAGTTGGCAGGTCTGACTATTGCAGGAATGGGCTTGACTTCTACCGCctggaatttttgtttttaaagcaaaactgGAATTTCTGAGCTGGGGTTCACCCCTGTGCTCCGAGCTGGGAgagagctctgctccagcagcagccttaTCATGGCATGCCCTTCAAATGCCTGCCctcaggaattgctgcctggcttccagcacagccacatgtttgtgtgtgtgcccaGGGCACGGGAGGCACCATTCTCAGTAAATACACCAAGATTTATACATTATTTCTTCGTGCTGAAGGTCATCTCAGCTCTGGTGgctgtttctctgctgtgaAATACTTTCCTCCATCCTGTTCCCATGGGCAGAACCAGGTCATTATGTTCTTTTCTGACACTGGGACTAAAAGGGGGGTTGTTGAAAAAGCTGCTGTTTAATACAGGTGTGTCAGTGGGGATATTTTCCCAAAGGaaattgagatttttctttccctattattttttttttcctgggagaaaGCTTTGGGCTGGAGATCCAGCTGTCTTCTGGATCCCCAAGTCAGTAATTAAAGGTGAAAAGTTGATATCTGaggcaggaaaaggctgagatTTCCATAGTGGAAGTAAATATATGTGGTATAAATACCACATTTAGTATTTTAGTATTTCAGGAGAAGCTTGTgacagaattaatttcttcactgtggctgctgtggggctgtcaaaaaaaggcagattgaaggaagagaaagaagcaaaaacaTTTGAGCTTGTCAGACATTGTAGAGGATCAATTAAATACATCCAATTCCTTGTCCTGGTCGTCTGGAAAAGAGGAATAATTCCTTTAACACATTGCTTAGAAGACCACAGTTATCACTTGGTCTGTGTGCTGTGATGTAAAGGGAGGTGTCACTACTTTGAAAGTGCACTTGGAGAAGCTGAATAAAGATTAGATAAGAAAAGACAGTGAAACCCCTGTGTTTCGAAGCAAGGGAGACGTGGATGTTGTACagagagcctggctctgtgtcccCCTGTGAGGCAGTTGCCAGAATCTGGAATTGAAATATTTCCTGGCTGGTTATTTCCTGCCGCTcatcttttttcctaaattagTCTTTCATgctatttttcctctttaaagacgtttccctttcccttttgtAGAGCTGTCTTTAAGCAGTACAGGAACATATGGCAGTTCCTTTCCCTTTCACACTGTGCACACTTTCTCTTCTGCACGTTTTTTGCTCATTTTCACTCCTGACTGTTTACACCAGGCCAGACCCAGCCCTGGGCAAAGACAGTGGGTTAAAAAGGGGATAAATAGGCAGTACTGCACAGGAATAACCATAGATAATGTGAATAAGTGTATGGAGTGAAATGATAAATCTCAGTGGCCATGAGCCGCCTTTACCTTGCTGGGAGAGACTGGCTGGGAAGTTTCAGCAGTGTGTTGATGCCTTAAATTTTGACTTTCATGTTTTttaggctctgtgctgcccaggggtgcagctctgagctcagtcagggtcactcagctctgcacacagcagggacacaaaacaaatccttttcctgctgagaaccaaggacaactttcagcccaaaagcacaaacaagggtggctggagggaggaacaagaaggatgggacctcacagcctgcagctggaattggacaattaaaccccagtGTGCAAATGgacaaaacttatcaaagtgtgagaccttgggaccgtttgtccattttgtgaccattttgggtccaccttgggtgtatccctggccaggctcttgtcctgcccaaggtgtgctCTAAAGGCCTTTCagcaaatctctgctttattctccagctctgcccagtctgtTCCATTCCAGCCTCCCCAAGGCATCGGTGTGACTGTAGCTGTGACTGGAGCTGTGACTGTAGCTGTGCCTGTAGCTGTGATGTAGCTGTGCCTGtagctgtgactgcagctgtgACTGGAGCTGTGACTGTAGGTGTGACTGGAGCTGTGACTGTAGGTGTGACTGTAGCTGTGCCTGTAGCT contains:
- the MRPS17 gene encoding small ribosomal subunit protein uS17m, with the translated sequence MSVPRGAVHAKWIVGKVIGTKMQKTAKVRVTRLVLDPYLLKFFNKRKTYFAHDPLQQCVVGDIVLLKALPERRSKHVKHELAEIVFKVGNVIDPITGKPCAGTRFLENLSDSENLTEADTTYLSEKLQELKVCSTDKQ